A single Paenibacillus kribbensis DNA region contains:
- a CDS encoding glycosyltransferase family 4 protein, translating into MSVKSKVMLFSHICHPDRMSGAEKWLLFLARILTGQYEVVLVVPCAGMLSIEAETAGIRIVIQDSPLLWSLYESSPAMHQEFAKQEASNSYQSLLTLLHMHRPDWVIVNTAVNALPAAAAKKAGIPVAWIINEILYPEAHQIDAVRIVNRYADWIIGISEAVLAPFKDSIVNNKKRLISPSWNDTELHPEKWEENRRYLRAVHNIVDHETLIGLVSGIVSAHKGIDQFINMAGRLIPHFPQAKFLIAGSLEITDYFNKCQTLAHSTLDPSRIIFLPFAKHIEQLYPALDVVVVPSMIDEGFGMTALEGMAFGKPVVAYDSAGLGELLQNTGNEEFLVPKGDVDRLSQTIADLLQHKDHMLEIGTKNRKEAVESFGIGIFQNRLNNLLQEIDAVVHDLKKTI; encoded by the coding sequence GTGAGCGTAAAATCTAAGGTAATGTTATTCTCACATATTTGCCATCCGGATCGAATGTCGGGTGCCGAGAAATGGCTGCTTTTTTTAGCCAGAATCCTTACCGGGCAATATGAGGTTGTGTTGGTTGTTCCCTGTGCCGGCATGCTGTCGATAGAAGCAGAAACTGCGGGTATACGTATTGTCATTCAAGATTCTCCACTGCTGTGGTCCTTGTATGAATCATCGCCAGCTATGCATCAGGAATTTGCTAAACAAGAGGCTTCCAATTCCTACCAATCCCTATTAACCCTTCTCCACATGCATAGACCGGATTGGGTGATTGTTAACACAGCGGTAAATGCGTTGCCTGCGGCTGCGGCAAAAAAAGCGGGCATCCCCGTTGCTTGGATAATAAACGAAATTTTGTATCCAGAGGCACATCAGATTGATGCAGTGCGGATCGTAAATCGTTATGCAGATTGGATTATCGGTATATCGGAAGCAGTACTTGCCCCCTTTAAAGATTCAATAGTTAATAATAAAAAAAGGCTTATATCCCCTTCCTGGAATGATACTGAATTGCATCCTGAAAAGTGGGAGGAAAATCGTCGTTATCTGAGGGCAGTCCATAATATTGTCGACCACGAGACGCTGATAGGGCTCGTATCCGGGATAGTTTCAGCCCATAAAGGAATTGATCAATTTATCAATATGGCCGGTAGACTAATACCACACTTTCCTCAAGCCAAATTTCTGATTGCTGGAAGTCTAGAAATAACAGACTACTTCAATAAATGCCAAACATTGGCGCATTCAACCTTAGATCCGTCACGCATTATATTTCTTCCGTTTGCCAAACACATTGAACAATTATACCCTGCGCTTGATGTTGTTGTTGTACCTAGCATGATTGATGAAGGCTTTGGAATGACTGCTCTTGAAGGGATGGCATTCGGCAAACCAGTGGTTGCTTATGACTCAGCAGGACTTGGTGAGCTACTCCAAAACACGGGTAATGAGGAATTTTTAGTGCCTAAAGGTGATGTGGACAGACTTTCACAAACAATTGCTGATCTCCTTCAACATAAAGATCACATGCTGGAAATAGGAACTAAAAATCGCAAGGAAGCCGTGGAATCTTTCGGCATAGGTATATTCCAAAACAGGCTTAATAACCTGCTCCAGGAAATTGATGCTGTCGTTCATGACCTGAAGAAAACAATATAA
- a CDS encoding DUF4038 domain-containing protein produces the protein MIDLSFNIAKNQRSFTQEGKPFFYLADTVWSAFTNATIEEWSEYLDYRKMQGFNVLQINMLRQWDASESDLNLQPFALMENGDFNYHALNEAYFDRAEVMLQMAVERGFIPALVLLWCNYVPDTWAEMFQKGNKMPLDCVENYVAYVVNRYSRFEPVYLISGDTDFPTERANAYYLKALETVQELSPTSLTTLHIQGRLREIPEVFAQHKGLGFYMYQSGHNSEFQHVAHEIAQHFYHKPEIRPVINGEPCYEQISYSRNVYGRYTALDARKAAWQSLLAGGGAGVTYGAHGIWSWHKKGKKFGIVEGEGFDSPYDWRMALRFEGAWDYSFMKYVFEMYNLIGIKPLDIILNNTGEIRAAGNENTIVLYVPVNTRVRLSINVQDYKFTTIDLAERRFAQTEVSVHEDRSMIDMHSFESDVVIIGTK, from the coding sequence GTGATTGATTTGAGCTTTAACATTGCTAAAAATCAAAGAAGTTTTACACAAGAGGGCAAGCCTTTCTTTTATTTGGCGGATACTGTCTGGAGCGCGTTTACCAACGCGACGATTGAAGAGTGGAGCGAATACCTGGACTATCGAAAAATGCAGGGCTTCAACGTTTTACAAATCAATATGCTCCGGCAATGGGATGCAAGTGAATCAGATTTGAATCTGCAACCGTTTGCATTAATGGAAAATGGAGATTTTAACTACCATGCATTAAACGAAGCCTATTTCGACCGGGCAGAAGTCATGCTCCAGATGGCTGTAGAGCGCGGATTTATTCCGGCGTTGGTTCTTCTGTGGTGTAACTATGTGCCGGATACGTGGGCTGAAATGTTCCAAAAGGGCAATAAAATGCCGTTGGATTGCGTTGAAAACTATGTAGCTTATGTTGTGAACCGCTATTCCCGATTCGAGCCTGTATATTTAATCAGCGGGGATACCGATTTTCCAACAGAACGTGCTAATGCGTACTATTTGAAGGCGCTGGAAACAGTACAGGAATTAAGCCCGACAAGCTTGACCACCCTGCATATCCAAGGCAGATTGAGAGAAATTCCGGAAGTCTTTGCACAGCACAAGGGGCTTGGATTTTATATGTATCAATCAGGACATAATTCCGAGTTTCAACATGTAGCTCACGAGATTGCACAGCATTTCTATCACAAGCCGGAAATACGACCTGTAATTAATGGAGAACCCTGCTATGAACAAATTAGCTACAGCCGCAATGTATATGGCAGATATACGGCACTGGATGCCAGAAAAGCGGCATGGCAAAGTCTTCTTGCAGGCGGGGGAGCCGGAGTCACTTATGGAGCACACGGCATTTGGAGCTGGCATAAGAAGGGCAAAAAGTTCGGCATTGTAGAAGGGGAGGGCTTCGATAGCCCTTATGATTGGAGAATGGCATTGCGTTTTGAAGGCGCGTGGGATTATTCCTTTATGAAGTATGTATTCGAAATGTATAACCTGATTGGCATTAAGCCGCTGGACATTATTTTGAACAATACAGGGGAAATCAGAGCTGCGGGCAACGAGAATACCATCGTCTTGTATGTTCCCGTTAACACGAGGGTGCGATTAAGCATCAACGTACAGGACTACAAGTTTACAACGATTGATTTAGCGGAGAGACGATTTGCGCAAACGGAAGTGTCCGTCCACGAGGATCGATCCATGATCGACATGCACAGCTTTGAAAGTGATGTTGTGATCATCGGAACGAAATAA
- a CDS encoding glycosyltransferase family 4 protein has protein sequence MENLKILFTYIVPSGGMETLNRTRGEVLRKYGVNCHFLYSRDGAGLQNGSSCPTHISDDDQEIQQLLKKEGFEAVVVSSDFIMLERLRRLGFTGPIIFEVQGLGPMEYATQFINNAALYILSYADALLYPPTSHLNQLFAQFPTKIHFNFSNCVDTAKIQYRPNIKHSYPIIGWVGRIESNKNWRECLEIVHHSVDQEPNLRLWLFEDPNLCTRSEREDFLKMVADFNLEHRLVLFSNIPHSEMPYYYSAIGDSGGYLLSTSILEGFGYAVAEAMSCRCPILSTDSDGVRAFIKHDITGKFYPTGSIEAAVQQGLELMRNYPLRNSIRKKGREHIESTFALETYVSHFIGMLHYLGL, from the coding sequence GTGGAAAATTTGAAAATATTATTCACCTATATTGTTCCAAGCGGTGGAATGGAAACCCTGAACCGAACCCGTGGGGAAGTGTTGCGAAAATATGGAGTAAACTGCCATTTTCTATATAGCCGTGATGGCGCAGGGCTACAGAACGGCTCTAGCTGCCCTACACATATATCGGATGATGATCAGGAAATTCAGCAATTGCTAAAAAAAGAAGGTTTCGAAGCAGTCGTTGTATCATCAGACTTTATTATGCTTGAGCGTTTGCGAAGATTAGGCTTTACCGGACCTATTATTTTTGAAGTGCAAGGGCTTGGCCCAATGGAATATGCGACTCAATTTATAAATAATGCAGCATTATACATTTTGTCTTATGCCGATGCCTTGTTATATCCTCCGACTTCTCATTTGAATCAGTTATTTGCACAATTTCCCACGAAAATCCACTTTAATTTTTCCAACTGTGTTGATACTGCCAAAATTCAATATCGTCCGAATATTAAACATTCATATCCAATCATCGGCTGGGTAGGACGAATTGAATCTAACAAAAATTGGCGTGAATGTTTAGAGATTGTCCACCATTCTGTGGACCAGGAGCCCAACTTGCGGTTATGGTTGTTTGAAGATCCTAATTTGTGTACACGTTCTGAACGAGAAGATTTCCTGAAAATGGTTGCTGATTTTAATTTGGAACATCGATTGGTTCTATTTTCCAACATCCCGCACAGCGAAATGCCATATTATTATTCTGCTATCGGAGATTCTGGAGGATACTTATTGTCCACTTCTATACTTGAAGGGTTTGGTTATGCGGTAGCAGAAGCAATGAGTTGCCGTTGTCCTATCCTCTCTACCGATTCTGACGGAGTACGTGCTTTTATTAAACATGACATTACAGGTAAATTTTATCCAACGGGTAGTATTGAAGCAGCGGTTCAACAAGGGTTAGAATTGATGAGAAATTATCCACTACGTAATTCAATTCGCAAGAAAGGCAGAGAACATATAGAATCTACTTTCGCTTTAGAAACCTACGTATCTCATTTTATTGGTATGTTGCACTATTTGGGTTTATAA
- a CDS encoding glycosyltransferase yields the protein MRPKVTIVIPFYNCSYVNQALQSALEQSYGPLEIIVVDDGSTIHRELLQPYLPYIFYLGKSNGGTASALNHGIRHASGEYIAWLSSDDTYQRDKINNQVSFMLEQGAHISHTNFNSINQYSQIITYQAAPVLPSMTEFYRFFQHGNPVNGCTVMFKKELFSHIGLFDELLPYTHDLDMWYRVMLAGYPFPFLNESLVNYRWHDEMGTNKHRHVIEQEYLITQARYRTSLTELLNGFAAM from the coding sequence ATGAGACCGAAAGTAACGATCGTCATTCCCTTTTACAACTGTTCATATGTGAATCAGGCTTTGCAAAGCGCATTGGAGCAAAGCTATGGACCGCTTGAGATTATTGTCGTCGATGATGGGTCCACGATACATCGCGAATTGCTTCAGCCCTATCTTCCATATATCTTTTATTTGGGCAAATCCAACGGTGGAACAGCCAGTGCGCTGAATCATGGTATCCGTCATGCCAGCGGCGAATATATTGCGTGGCTCAGCTCCGATGATACCTACCAAAGAGACAAAATTAATAATCAGGTTTCCTTTATGTTGGAGCAAGGTGCACATATCTCCCACACCAACTTCAATTCCATCAATCAATACAGCCAAATTATAACGTATCAGGCAGCCCCCGTACTCCCGTCCATGACGGAGTTTTACCGTTTTTTCCAGCATGGTAATCCGGTTAATGGATGCACGGTCATGTTTAAAAAGGAGCTGTTCTCACATATCGGTCTGTTCGATGAATTGCTGCCGTATACTCATGATCTGGATATGTGGTACCGAGTGATGCTGGCAGGATATCCATTTCCTTTTCTGAATGAGTCGCTGGTCAATTATCGCTGGCATGATGAAATGGGAACAAATAAGCATCGGCATGTCATTGAACAGGAATACTTAATTACCCAGGCGCGCTACAGAACCAGCTTAACTGAGCTGCTGAACGGATTTGCTGCTATGTAG
- a CDS encoding glycosyltransferase, with protein sequence MESLPKVSVIIPFFNCPYVDQAVASVLNQTYPNIEIIVVDDGSTMHQEHLIPYMDRIYYIGKMNGGTATALNYGIQFCTGKYIAWLSSDDRFYSTKIEHQVNFMEQHQAEASFTDYHVINKANKIICHNATAKFMTVRSFIEAFSSYCPLNGCTVMMKKDYVRNIGYFNEKLLYTHDYDFWIRIILNHTKFHYLNEPLTAYRHHEQMGTVQHYQAIVRELETVRQTYQPQLQMLLNTL encoded by the coding sequence GTGGAATCGTTGCCCAAAGTGAGTGTCATCATTCCCTTTTTCAATTGTCCGTACGTAGATCAAGCGGTAGCCAGCGTCTTAAATCAAACTTATCCGAATATCGAAATTATTGTCGTAGATGATGGGTCAACTATGCATCAAGAACATTTGATCCCTTATATGGATCGAATCTATTATATTGGAAAAATGAACGGTGGCACGGCAACCGCGCTCAATTATGGCATACAATTCTGCACGGGAAAGTATATTGCTTGGCTTAGTTCAGACGATAGGTTTTATTCGACCAAAATTGAACATCAAGTGAATTTTATGGAGCAACATCAAGCCGAGGCCAGTTTCACTGATTATCATGTCATTAACAAAGCGAACAAGATAATATGTCACAATGCAACCGCTAAATTCATGACAGTACGTTCCTTTATTGAGGCGTTTTCTTCCTACTGCCCATTAAATGGCTGCACGGTAATGATGAAAAAGGATTATGTTCGCAACATCGGATACTTCAACGAGAAGCTGTTATATACTCATGATTATGATTTTTGGATTCGTATAATATTGAACCATACAAAATTTCACTATTTAAATGAGCCTCTCACCGCCTACCGCCATCATGAACAAATGGGTACGGTCCAACATTACCAAGCTATTGTGCGGGAATTAGAAACCGTCAGACAGACATATCAGCCACAATTACAAATGCTTCTGAATACTCTTTAA
- a CDS encoding LacI family DNA-binding transcriptional regulator: MKIDDIARLAGVSKSAVSLAFNNKPGVSEETKEHILKIAQEHGYKPRTMKSNKEFIKNHHVIRFVACKNTDIVIEHYDSLPFFNELIHHITNQVKEHGNTLIFSSFDSHNLEEELSALEKDQPSSGVLLLGTNLTAEIIHSIQSIHANIVILDTCFEHIDASFVSINNYLGGYQAGQYLIQSGHKQIGYVQSSTRILNFKKRKEGFMAALEEQGLTIDDSLTFNMHPMLVMSQDSFKAAIQELDELPSALFCENDYMAISAIKTFQEMNIRVPEQISVMGFDNIHEAKVISPELTTIHVKKDVLAQTAVNLLMEKLNQNQEHHTQVLVNTEVIERKSCLASQ; this comes from the coding sequence TTGAAAATTGATGATATTGCAAGGCTTGCCGGTGTATCGAAATCTGCCGTCTCCCTTGCTTTTAATAACAAACCCGGAGTTAGCGAAGAAACCAAGGAGCATATTTTAAAAATTGCCCAAGAACACGGATATAAACCGCGGACCATGAAGTCAAATAAAGAATTCATCAAAAATCACCATGTCATTCGGTTTGTTGCATGTAAAAATACAGACATTGTGATAGAGCATTATGACTCTCTTCCATTTTTCAATGAATTAATTCATCATATTACCAACCAGGTAAAAGAACATGGAAACACGCTTATTTTCTCGTCCTTTGATAGCCATAATCTCGAAGAGGAATTGTCTGCCTTGGAAAAGGATCAGCCCTCCTCAGGAGTGCTTTTACTGGGCACGAATTTAACTGCCGAGATTATTCATTCTATACAATCCATTCATGCCAATATCGTTATTTTGGATACTTGCTTTGAACACATCGACGCCAGTTTTGTATCCATTAATAACTACCTTGGCGGGTATCAAGCAGGTCAATATTTGATTCAGTCTGGACACAAACAAATAGGATACGTGCAATCCAGTACCAGAATCCTCAACTTTAAGAAACGAAAGGAAGGGTTTATGGCAGCTTTAGAGGAACAGGGTCTTACCATAGATGATAGTCTAACCTTTAATATGCATCCCATGCTGGTCATGTCGCAGGATTCTTTTAAAGCAGCTATCCAAGAATTGGACGAGCTTCCTTCGGCCCTGTTTTGTGAAAATGACTACATGGCGATTAGCGCGATTAAAACGTTTCAGGAAATGAATATTCGAGTACCTGAGCAAATCTCCGTTATGGGGTTTGATAATATTCATGAGGCCAAGGTCATCAGCCCTGAACTAACTACCATTCACGTGAAAAAGGATGTTTTGGCCCAGACAGCTGTTAACTTGCTTATGGAGAAGCTCAATCAAAACCAGGAGCATCACACGCAGGTGCTGGTGAACACCGAGGTTATTGAACGAAAATCTTGTTTAGCCTCTCAATGA
- a CDS encoding NAD-dependent epimerase/dehydratase family protein: MDRSTAEPRRPVIIITGAAGYTGMHACRYFAKLGWEVAALTRTAASASKLTSLAGDDKNPGADTGTHVCITPYVCDLLDKKRLGEVIRQIAPDYVLHLGGKNSVPESWQSPLLYMESNVLSTLYLLDVLRSFPKARIVVAGSRLKTALQAPYNPTHPYSLSKSLQEAVALSWGALFDQSVMLAEPCNLIGPGPSTGFCALLAGYIVRTERMKGQSVTKAAPFRVSSRHAQRDFLDVRDAVRAYGVLLKQGVPGRIYPVCTGSIVELGHIVERMIALANTSVPIQWGDTAESAATSAYRAKELEDMGWKPTIQLGQSLEEMIQYRRAGKEGTI; the protein is encoded by the coding sequence TTACCGGGGCGGCTGGCTATACCGGGATGCACGCCTGCCGCTATTTTGCAAAGCTTGGCTGGGAGGTGGCGGCGCTGACTCGCACCGCCGCTTCCGCATCAAAGCTGACCTCACTGGCTGGCGATGATAAGAACCCCGGCGCAGATACCGGCACTCATGTCTGTATCACGCCTTATGTGTGCGATTTGCTCGACAAAAAACGTCTTGGCGAAGTCATTCGCCAGATTGCTCCAGATTATGTGCTTCATCTAGGCGGTAAAAATTCGGTGCCTGAATCATGGCAGAGTCCACTGCTGTACATGGAATCCAATGTACTGTCTACATTGTATTTGCTGGATGTACTGCGCTCTTTCCCCAAAGCCCGGATTGTTGTAGCGGGTTCTCGGCTAAAGACGGCTTTGCAGGCTCCGTACAATCCTACGCACCCGTACAGCCTCAGTAAAAGCCTTCAAGAGGCAGTCGCGCTTTCGTGGGGTGCGCTGTTCGATCAATCTGTTATGCTGGCGGAGCCTTGCAACTTGATTGGCCCGGGTCCCTCCACCGGCTTTTGCGCATTACTGGCGGGGTATATCGTTCGAACGGAGCGCATGAAAGGGCAGTCGGTTACTAAAGCTGCCCCGTTCCGGGTATCTTCCCGACATGCGCAGCGTGATTTTCTGGACGTTCGAGACGCGGTTCGTGCGTACGGTGTGCTGCTGAAGCAAGGTGTGCCGGGCCGCATTTACCCGGTCTGCACAGGCAGTATCGTAGAGCTGGGCCATATCGTGGAACGTATGATTGCACTGGCGAATACATCTGTCCCCATACAATGGGGGGATACAGCGGAGTCTGCCGCTACTTCGGCATACCGTGCGAAGGAGCTGGAGGACATGGGCTGGAAACCGACCATACAGCTGGGGCAATCACTAGAGGAAATGATTCAATACCGCCGAGCTGGAAAGGAAGGAACGATATGA
- a CDS encoding NAD-dependent epimerase/dehydratase family protein, whose translation MKALVTGGAGFIGSHLVRALADSGIRVHVLDNLTTGNVANVDPRAVLHMADIRSSEIRTLLIRESPDIVFHLAAQADVQHSIHQPDEDADVNVLGTIHLLQACHEASVSKLIFASTSGVYGELQKQYIQEDDPTEPISGYGLSKLTAESYIRLFHRLYGMSYTILRYGNVYGPGQAPKGEGGVVALFMERLKKGSPLLIHGDGTQTRDFVYVKDVVRANIAAMRAADQRTVHVSTGRTTSINRLAYDLLKLHGSSVRPVYSAARPGDIHHSCLSNTVARHWLRWEPLYGISAGLKETYVRSMGSGQEDAY comes from the coding sequence ATGAAGGCTTTGGTCACTGGAGGAGCCGGATTTATCGGTTCCCATCTGGTGCGTGCGCTTGCTGACTCGGGTATCAGAGTGCATGTACTGGATAATCTGACGACCGGGAATGTCGCAAATGTGGACCCGCGCGCGGTCTTGCATATGGCGGATATACGCAGCTCTGAGATCCGGACGCTGCTGATTCGGGAAAGCCCGGATATTGTGTTTCACTTGGCGGCACAGGCTGATGTGCAGCATTCTATTCATCAACCGGATGAGGACGCGGATGTGAATGTGCTGGGGACGATTCATCTGTTGCAGGCTTGCCATGAGGCCAGTGTATCCAAACTTATATTTGCATCTACATCCGGCGTATACGGAGAACTGCAAAAGCAGTATATTCAGGAGGATGATCCCACGGAGCCGATCTCGGGCTATGGACTGTCCAAGCTGACCGCAGAGTCGTATATTCGGCTTTTTCATCGGTTATACGGCATGAGCTACACGATTTTGCGTTACGGAAATGTGTATGGCCCCGGCCAGGCGCCGAAGGGAGAGGGCGGTGTAGTCGCTCTGTTTATGGAGCGGTTAAAAAAAGGAAGCCCCTTGCTCATTCACGGCGACGGAACGCAGACCCGCGACTTTGTGTACGTCAAGGACGTAGTCAGAGCGAATATAGCGGCGATGCGTGCAGCAGATCAACGGACGGTACATGTAAGTACGGGACGAACGACATCCATCAATCGATTGGCCTATGATTTGCTAAAGCTGCACGGTTCGTCCGTTCGCCCCGTATATTCAGCCGCGCGTCCGGGAGACATTCACCATAGCTGCCTTAGCAACACAGTCGCCCGACATTGGCTTCGATGGGAACCGCTATATGGCATCTCTGCTGGCTTAAAGGAAACATATGTTAGAAGTATGGGGTCAGGCCAAGAAGACGCGTATTGA
- a CDS encoding glycosyltransferase family 2 protein, whose product MLVSIVILTLNNWELTERCLNSIVHYTTIPYELICIDNGSTDGTQHQLRHRENVHLIENGTNRGFAAACNQGIKASTGDTILLLNNDTMVSHHWLENLIHALYSSSDIGIVGPVSNMVTPMQRLPMSYSTTETYHEFTKNFNIANPSLWRDTTALSGFCMLFRRQLIHQIGYLDEAFPGGGYEDIDFGYRTLKIGLRLLIAGDSHVHHEGNASFTHNSIDMAEWGQRNRRIFLRKWNFNPERLIYALDEFFFPGRVTTGHPHHQPKDSSLPNGILIRDSKANIYQIEKGLKRPVGSLDTFHAFHFRLDRVIQLSDAMVNSIPNGKLLLHNGQLHDHFPAVYIARDPVNNMHLISHGLRYPFHDFESFRLLGYEVNESIPLSFAQLETLPIGPPIDFNVFEEHELIDYRLYMGPNHGLYYAEGGRLRPIPSPRELHAFGWHTQQPIPLPIDVFHRSPQGPMIVA is encoded by the coding sequence ATGCTGGTCAGTATCGTTATCCTTACGTTAAACAACTGGGAATTAACGGAACGGTGCCTGAATAGCATCGTTCACTATACTACCATTCCCTACGAATTGATCTGTATTGACAATGGATCGACAGACGGTACTCAGCATCAACTACGTCATCGGGAGAACGTACATTTAATTGAGAATGGAACAAACCGTGGATTTGCAGCAGCTTGTAATCAAGGCATTAAGGCATCTACAGGGGATACTATTCTTCTACTCAATAATGATACGATGGTATCTCACCATTGGCTGGAAAATTTAATTCATGCACTTTATAGCTCATCGGATATTGGTATTGTCGGTCCTGTGTCCAACATGGTGACGCCAATGCAGCGTCTTCCTATGTCCTATTCAACCACAGAGACATATCATGAATTCACCAAAAATTTTAATATTGCTAATCCCTCACTTTGGCGAGATACAACGGCTTTAAGCGGATTTTGTATGTTGTTCCGTCGTCAATTGATACATCAGATCGGGTATTTAGACGAAGCATTTCCGGGAGGCGGCTATGAAGATATTGATTTCGGGTACCGGACACTAAAAATAGGATTAAGGCTCCTCATCGCAGGAGACAGTCATGTCCATCATGAGGGGAACGCCAGTTTTACACATAATTCAATTGATATGGCTGAATGGGGCCAGAGAAATCGCCGAATATTTCTAAGAAAATGGAATTTTAACCCTGAACGTCTCATTTACGCATTAGATGAATTCTTTTTCCCCGGACGGGTAACTACCGGGCATCCGCATCATCAACCTAAGGATTCTTCTTTGCCTAATGGAATACTCATTCGAGACTCTAAAGCAAATATTTATCAAATCGAGAAAGGGCTTAAGCGGCCTGTCGGGTCGCTTGATACTTTTCATGCTTTCCATTTTCGTCTCGATCGGGTAATCCAACTGTCGGATGCCATGGTGAACAGTATTCCCAACGGCAAGCTGTTACTGCATAATGGCCAACTTCACGATCATTTCCCAGCGGTTTACATCGCTAGAGATCCTGTGAACAATATGCACCTGATCAGCCATGGTCTGCGCTACCCCTTTCACGATTTCGAATCGTTCCGTTTGCTGGGCTATGAGGTCAACGAATCGATTCCTCTTTCATTCGCGCAGCTGGAGACTTTGCCCATTGGCCCGCCTATCGATTTTAATGTTTTCGAGGAGCACGAACTGATTGATTACCGGCTATATATGGGCCCGAATCACGGACTGTATTATGCTGAGGGCGGACGGTTGCGGCCTATTCCCAGCCCCAGGGAGCTTCATGCGTTCGGGTGGCATACACAGCAGCCGATCCCTCTCCCGATTGATGTATTTCACCGGAGCCCACAAGGTCCAATGATCGTGGCTTAA